Proteins encoded in a region of the Nicotiana tomentosiformis chromosome 9, ASM39032v3, whole genome shotgun sequence genome:
- the LOC104094346 gene encoding phylloplanin-like: MASTNIFLIFLLAALIVTPVVVAQLVSIRISGVVLCSVNGNLDVINGLTPQVFSNASVQLRCGTRNVVSSTITNGSGVFSLVVDPRVNTLLLLLLNCRLVVVTPLSTCNASLPSVGLLVSSLNLVNISNGGVGGLTNIGLGPTGFILNRNLIL, from the exons ATGGCTTCAACGAATATTTTCTTGATTTTCCTTTTGGCTGCATTAATCGTAACCCCCGTTGTTGTTGCCCAACTTGTTTCAATTCGTATAAGTGGGGTTGTACTTTGCAGCGTTAACGGCAATTTAGATGTCATCAACGGACTCACCCCCCAAGTTTTTTCTA ATGCATCGGTGCAATTACGGTGTGGAACAAGAAATGTTGTATCAAGTACAATAACAAATGGATCGGGAGTATTTTCCTTGGTGGTGGATCCTCGTGTAAATACTTTGCTATTGCTATTGTTGAACTGTCGTTTAGTAGTTGTAACTCCACTCTCAACATGTAACGCGAGCTTACCATCTGTTGGGCTTTTGGTGTCATCCTTGAACCTTGTAAATATCAGTAATGGCGGTGTCGGCGGTCTTACTAATATCGGTTTAGGTCCTACTGGTTTTATACTTAATCGTAACCTCATTTTATAG